The proteins below come from a single Bacillus horti genomic window:
- a CDS encoding serine hydrolase domain-containing protein, which produces MDQKAVIENNVLEAREKVDFSGVVIAKEKGEVLFEAGFGYANRAEETSNELRTRFGIASGCKLFTAISICQLVDAGKLSFDTKLKDCLDVSFPAFDPNVTVHQLLTHSSGVPDYFDEEVMDDFEDLWKQQPMYLLRELKDFLPLFQNEEMKGKPGEEFSYNNSGYILLGLIIEQQTGVSFTDYVEKNVFEPSGMENSGYFSMDRLPRHTALGYIDEEDGTWRTNTYALPVKGGSDGGAYVTAPDMILLWEALLEHKLLSKKMTETLLQPHIVADEEEGEYYGYGVWIEKRDNDIAKYHVMGYDPGVCFHSAFYPQTGLKVVVASNKGEGAYTVNNAIEEALFGD; this is translated from the coding sequence ATGGATCAAAAAGCAGTCATAGAAAACAATGTTCTAGAAGCTAGAGAAAAAGTTGACTTCTCCGGTGTCGTAATAGCTAAAGAAAAAGGTGAGGTTTTATTTGAAGCTGGTTTTGGATACGCAAATAGAGCGGAGGAAACATCGAACGAGTTACGTACTAGGTTCGGTATTGCCTCAGGATGTAAGCTTTTTACAGCTATCAGTATTTGTCAGCTTGTAGATGCAGGAAAGCTTTCCTTTGATACAAAGCTTAAGGATTGCTTGGATGTTTCTTTTCCTGCTTTCGACCCCAACGTAACCGTTCACCAACTACTGACACATAGCTCTGGAGTTCCAGATTACTTTGATGAAGAGGTCATGGATGACTTTGAGGATCTTTGGAAACAACAGCCCATGTATCTATTAAGAGAACTAAAGGACTTCTTACCGTTGTTCCAGAATGAGGAGATGAAAGGGAAGCCTGGTGAGGAGTTTTCCTATAATAATTCAGGATACATTTTATTAGGGCTTATTATTGAACAGCAAACAGGGGTAAGCTTTACAGACTATGTAGAGAAAAATGTATTCGAGCCTAGTGGGATGGAGAACTCAGGTTATTTCTCAATGGATCGGCTACCTAGGCATACAGCACTTGGTTATATAGATGAAGAAGATGGAACGTGGAGAACAAACACGTATGCTCTTCCTGTAAAAGGTGGATCAGATGGAGGGGCTTATGTGACAGCACCTGATATGATTCTACTTTGGGAGGCTTTGCTAGAGCATAAGCTTCTAAGTAAGAAAATGACGGAAACTCTTTTACAGCCTCATATTGTGGCTGACGAAGAGGAAGGGGAGTATTACGGATACGGAGTTTGGATTGAGAAGCGGGATAACGACATTGCCAAGTATCATGTTATGGGCTATGACCCTGGCGTTTGCTTCCATTCAGCCTTCTATCCTCAAACAGGTCTAAAGGTTGTCGTTGCTTCCAATAAAGGAGAGGGAGCATATACGGTAAACAACGCTATTGAAGAGGCGCTTTTTGGTGACTAG
- a CDS encoding GntR family transcriptional regulator: MKNPDQEALYAVTKSKIVEMIKSGKYQPDEKLPTEAEFCNMFDVSRTTIRIALQQLELEGRIYRRQGKGTFVSRSKIEQSLTTSNKGFAEQMIDQGLEPETIVIDLQVQPASQAMAQALNLQEKDPLTKLVRLRSASQEPLQYVESYIPWKIAPGLNKEESSGSLFQLLKSKYHVTVGKTIETVEPILADETISGHLNISVGTPCLAVETITLSNDHIPIEYSFAVFRGDRSKFVVERIYGE; the protein is encoded by the coding sequence TTGAAAAATCCTGATCAAGAAGCTCTATACGCCGTAACGAAGTCAAAGATAGTAGAAATGATTAAGTCAGGAAAGTACCAACCAGATGAAAAGCTGCCAACGGAAGCTGAATTCTGTAATATGTTTGATGTCAGTAGAACCACTATCCGTATAGCCCTACAGCAGCTTGAATTGGAGGGTCGTATTTATCGTAGACAAGGAAAAGGAACCTTTGTTTCAAGATCAAAAATTGAGCAATCCTTAACAACCTCAAACAAAGGCTTTGCTGAACAAATGATTGATCAAGGACTCGAGCCAGAAACTATAGTTATTGATCTTCAGGTTCAACCTGCTTCACAGGCAATGGCACAAGCACTAAATCTCCAAGAGAAAGACCCGCTTACGAAGCTTGTTCGACTAAGGTCTGCCAGTCAAGAGCCTCTTCAATATGTGGAATCCTACATTCCCTGGAAAATTGCGCCTGGACTGAACAAGGAGGAAAGCAGTGGATCCCTGTTCCAGTTATTAAAAAGCAAATACCACGTTACGGTTGGCAAAACGATAGAAACAGTTGAACCCATATTAGCTGATGAAACGATCAGTGGTCATTTAAACATAAGCGTAGGAACACCCTGCTTAGCGGTCGAAACAATTACACTTTCAAATGATCATATTCCCATTGAATACTCCTTTGCTGTATTTCGTGGAGATCGCTCCAAATTTGTGGTAGAACGAATCTACGGGGAGTAA
- the nagB gene encoding glucosamine-6-phosphate deaminase produces MQIKVLDHYTELSKQAAHIVIDTISRKEDSVLGLPTGGTPEGMYKELVEQYKNGEISFSQVTAFNLDEYIGIPQNHTQSYYTFMQEKLYSHIDIDSKQTHIPSGEATNLELECSRYEKLIDQAGQLDLLIIGIGTNGHIGFNEPGADIQATTSVVHLAQSTIEANARFFDRIEEVPKQAITMGLGTMINKSKHILLLASGKQKAEIIQQLLTSQEVKSELPASVLHLHQNVTILLDREAASLWERISV; encoded by the coding sequence ATGCAAATAAAAGTATTAGATCATTATACAGAGCTAAGTAAGCAAGCAGCTCATATTGTTATTGATACTATTTCAAGAAAAGAGGATAGTGTGTTAGGATTACCTACTGGAGGTACACCCGAAGGCATGTATAAGGAGCTAGTAGAGCAGTACAAAAATGGTGAGATTAGCTTTTCACAGGTGACAGCCTTTAATCTAGATGAATATATTGGGATTCCACAGAATCATACTCAAAGCTATTATACATTTATGCAAGAGAAGCTTTACTCCCATATAGATATTGATTCAAAGCAGACACATATTCCTAGTGGAGAAGCAACGAATTTAGAGCTAGAATGTAGTCGATATGAAAAGTTAATTGATCAAGCTGGACAGTTAGACTTACTTATCATCGGTATAGGAACAAATGGTCATATTGGCTTCAATGAACCTGGAGCGGATATTCAGGCAACAACTTCCGTTGTCCATCTAGCTCAAAGCACGATTGAAGCGAATGCAAGATTTTTTGATCGAATCGAAGAGGTTCCAAAACAAGCGATCACAATGGGGTTAGGTACAATGATTAACAAAAGCAAGCATATCCTCTTGTTAGCTAGTGGGAAGCAAAAAGCAGAAATTATTCAGCAATTACTTACTTCTCAAGAGGTAAAATCTGAGCTGCCTGCATCTGTACTCCATCTTCATCAGAACGTAACGATTTTATTAGATCGTGAGGCAGCTTCTTTATGGGAGAGAATTAGCGTATAG
- a CDS encoding aldo/keto reductase family protein, which produces MKYRRLGRSGLKVSEISLGSWLTYGKTVEKEMATRTIHKAYELGVNFFDSANVYERGEGEKVMSLALKSFPRESYVLTTKAFWPMGEGPNDRGLSRKHVFEQVHASLRRMQLDYIDVFYCHRYDPETPVDETLRIIDDLIRQGKILYAGVSEWTAAQIEEAVSVSEKYLLDRIVVNQPRYNMFERYIEQEIIPVSEKYGISQVVFSPLAQGMLTGKYKGGQIPSDSRASNKDIGQFIKRFLTEDYDRQVGQLEQLATEHDLTITELALAWILRQPNVASALVGASKPEQIEANVKASEIELSVDILEKVREIIG; this is translated from the coding sequence TTGAAGTATCGTAGATTGGGAAGATCTGGACTCAAGGTAAGTGAAATCAGCTTGGGAAGCTGGCTAACCTATGGGAAAACGGTAGAAAAAGAGATGGCAACTAGAACCATACATAAAGCATATGAGCTTGGCGTTAACTTTTTCGACTCGGCAAACGTTTATGAGCGTGGAGAAGGGGAAAAGGTGATGTCCCTGGCTTTAAAATCCTTTCCCCGGGAATCCTATGTCCTAACTACTAAAGCGTTCTGGCCAATGGGTGAAGGACCGAATGATCGAGGTCTTTCTCGTAAGCATGTTTTTGAGCAGGTACACGCCAGCTTAAGACGAATGCAATTAGACTATATTGATGTGTTTTATTGTCATCGCTATGATCCAGAAACTCCTGTAGATGAAACACTGAGAATCATTGATGATCTCATCAGACAAGGAAAGATTCTTTATGCTGGGGTAAGTGAATGGACGGCTGCTCAGATTGAAGAAGCGGTATCTGTCTCTGAAAAATACTTGCTTGATCGCATTGTAGTCAACCAGCCTCGCTATAATATGTTTGAACGATATATTGAACAAGAGATTATTCCAGTCTCTGAAAAGTATGGAATCTCACAGGTTGTTTTTTCTCCACTTGCTCAAGGAATGCTAACTGGTAAATATAAAGGTGGTCAAATCCCTAGTGATAGCCGTGCCTCAAATAAAGATATTGGTCAATTTATCAAGAGATTTCTCACAGAAGATTATGATCGTCAGGTAGGGCAACTAGAGCAATTAGCCACTGAGCACGATCTTACCATTACGGAGCTAGCTTTAGCTTGGATTCTGCGTCAGCCTAATGTTGCCAGTGCTCTTGTTGGAGCAAGTAAGCCAGAGCAGATTGAAGCGAACGTCAAAGCCTCCGAAATTGAGCTGTCTGTTGATATACTTGAGAAAGTAAGGGAGATTATAGGCTAA
- a CDS encoding ABC-2 transporter permease: protein MLNLIRKDILLQKKTLMILVPALLVYLALDISYIWSGFVFSIVIIWTAFTMDEKSQINILLNSLPYTRKDIVSSKYIGALIFTCIVVLTIFIGNVVFHRELILMKDLILLVSLVMISVSFMFPFSYRFKSQSLFICSIVLFAIYLVLISTLVQNLHDLIRDFYQMLLALQDFNVYLIIIFSTIVLYICSWLLSIRIYKNKVF from the coding sequence GTGTTGAACTTAATAAGAAAAGATATCCTATTACAAAAGAAAACTTTAATGATACTAGTACCTGCTTTATTAGTTTATTTAGCTCTGGATATATCGTATATTTGGTCGGGTTTTGTATTTAGTATTGTCATTATATGGACCGCTTTTACGATGGATGAAAAATCTCAAATCAACATCCTACTGAATTCATTGCCCTACACTCGTAAGGACATTGTTAGTTCAAAGTATATAGGCGCACTTATATTTACTTGTATAGTTGTTCTTACTATATTTATTGGTAACGTAGTCTTTCATAGAGAGTTAATATTAATGAAGGATTTAATCCTTTTAGTAAGCCTTGTTATGATATCAGTCTCATTTATGTTTCCATTTTCTTATCGCTTCAAGAGCCAATCTTTGTTTATCTGTTCAATTGTTTTATTTGCTATTTATCTAGTGTTAATTAGTACCTTAGTTCAAAATTTACATGATTTAATTAGGGATTTTTACCAGATGTTATTAGCATTACAAGATTTTAATGTTTATTTAATCATTATCTTTTCGACAATTGTTCTGTATATTTGTTCTTGGCTTCTGTCGATTCGTATTTATAAAAATAAAGTATTTTAA
- a CDS encoding ABC transporter ATP-binding protein, with protein MENVIELKHVDKSFGDFHLKNISMVVKKGYITGFIGGNGVGKSTTIKLIMNLLQPDSGSISIFGLNYKQYEKMIKQRIGFVFDENMFYEQLTLAEMKDIIRPSYINWDEKQFNHYVEQFELPLNKKIKSFSKGMMMKASLTIALSHHAELIIMDEPTSGLDPIFRRELLDILHHIMQDGDKTIFFSTHITTDLERIADYITFIHNGELIFTKKTYEIAEEYALVKGGMELLDRDTEQEFISIRKSNAGFEALTSNKARIEDIFGDLVLVERPTIEELMFYTKKGAK; from the coding sequence ATGGAAAATGTTATTGAATTAAAGCATGTTGATAAATCATTTGGTGATTTTCACTTAAAAAATATTTCTATGGTAGTAAAAAAAGGATACATAACAGGGTTTATCGGTGGTAATGGCGTTGGAAAATCTACAACGATTAAACTTATCATGAATTTACTGCAACCTGATAGCGGATCAATTTCAATATTCGGCTTAAATTATAAACAATATGAAAAAATGATCAAGCAACGAATTGGTTTTGTATTTGATGAAAATATGTTTTACGAGCAATTAACACTAGCTGAAATGAAAGATATTATAAGACCCTCCTATATAAATTGGGATGAGAAACAATTTAATCACTATGTTGAACAATTCGAATTACCGTTAAATAAAAAGATCAAATCCTTTTCTAAGGGAATGATGATGAAAGCCTCTCTAACCATAGCCTTATCACATCATGCAGAGTTAATTATTATGGATGAACCTACATCAGGATTAGACCCAATCTTTCGCAGAGAGCTGCTAGATATCCTTCATCACATCATGCAAGACGGGGATAAAACCATTTTCTTTTCTACTCATATAACAACAGATTTAGAACGTATAGCTGATTATATTACTTTTATTCATAACGGCGAGCTTATTTTTACAAAGAAAACATATGAAATTGCAGAAGAGTATGCCCTTGTAAAAGGAGGAATGGAGCTATTAGATCGAGATACAGAGCAGGAGTTTATTTCCATTCGTAAATCCAATGCTGGTTTTGAGGCATTAACATCCAATAAAGCACGGATAGAAGATATTTTTGGGGATTTAGTTTTGGTTGAAAGACCAACCATTGAAGAGCTGATGTTCTATACAAAGAAAGGGGCTAAATAG
- a CDS encoding GntR family transcriptional regulator — translation MKIIISNHSKEPIYEQIYAQIKKHILTNELHAGQSLPSMRQLAKDLDISLITTKRAYEELEKNGFIYSVVGKGSFVSEQDNEMIKERKMKVIEEQLLSAIQNSKEMGISLTELKNLLTLLYREED, via the coding sequence ATGAAAATTATTATTTCAAATCATTCGAAAGAGCCTATTTATGAGCAAATTTATGCACAAATTAAGAAGCATATTTTGACCAATGAATTACATGCCGGGCAGTCCCTTCCTTCAATGCGACAGTTAGCAAAGGATTTGGATATAAGCCTTATTACAACAAAACGTGCTTATGAGGAACTTGAAAAGAATGGATTCATCTATTCCGTTGTGGGCAAAGGTTCTTTTGTATCAGAGCAGGATAATGAAATGATTAAAGAAAGAAAAATGAAAGTTATAGAAGAGCAATTGTTGTCGGCCATACAAAACAGTAAAGAAATGGGTATCTCACTTACAGAATTGAAAAATCTACTTACACTGCTCTATAGGGAGGAAGACTAA
- a CDS encoding helix-turn-helix domain-containing protein, translated as MLELDLSRRQLQSLIHVSNVLNSSLNYDETLELIMRETISVIEAADSGILFLYDQKKNVLEAKYTLGVNADIFSNVRILPGESMTGQAFNARRPLMFNRKAILHYIEHTTTEQTLDLMQRKQPSYPYSALCTPILLNGNCIGVITIDSFDENQCFTTADIRLLEAISHQAASIIEKTRLYREQQSSIHLLENMNSLIIQQNNLLKRSIDIHQSLSHLVLNGKSIEEILAYIYQLFGNPLVLADNTGVILSKSHLEILPQAYLDALEKQIKLKMLDLPKYQTIMELEYQDQPLSMLVLPLGAKPNFLGYLILLQVKHLTEVDFTALEHASSVLSMELIKSQTIFESENSIREKMLAELFAGNFNHQLIKRMAHSIDLDPRRQFQIVTIHMDKLLQKSFKDDFSAFMTRREIIQLANHIFLRNGNPLGLVAAKNDQIIILLSYSEQSTTEFINHYSRQNSQQLLEQLQSRYQDSCHLFVGIGLPFHGLHQLKKSSEQSIKCIEFIRTFRGKSGCISFTELGSTRLLLKHSIPDLIEFAKEVLGPLLAYEDSGKRVFLPSFLEYLRQNHSAKKTAECLHVHINTLNYRIRRVEEILELSLEDHSSLLDVYTALRIYELLEEHF; from the coding sequence ATGCTAGAGCTTGATTTAAGTCGAAGACAGCTACAATCACTTATACATGTTTCCAATGTGCTAAATTCTTCTTTAAATTATGATGAGACGTTAGAGCTCATTATGAGGGAAACAATCTCCGTCATTGAGGCAGCTGATAGTGGCATCCTTTTTTTGTATGATCAGAAAAAGAATGTGTTAGAGGCAAAATATACGTTAGGTGTGAATGCTGATATTTTTAGCAATGTACGGATTCTTCCTGGTGAATCAATGACCGGTCAGGCCTTTAACGCTAGAAGACCACTTATGTTTAATAGAAAAGCCATCCTCCATTATATTGAGCACACCACTACAGAACAAACATTAGATCTAATGCAAAGAAAACAGCCGAGCTATCCATACAGTGCCCTTTGCACTCCTATTCTATTAAACGGAAATTGCATAGGAGTCATAACTATTGATTCATTTGATGAGAACCAGTGCTTTACCACGGCAGATATCCGTTTGCTAGAGGCTATCTCACATCAAGCTGCAAGCATTATTGAAAAAACAAGACTTTATCGTGAACAGCAAAGCTCTATTCATCTGTTAGAAAATATGAACTCGTTAATTATTCAGCAAAACAACCTTTTGAAAAGAAGTATAGATATTCATCAAAGCCTATCCCATCTTGTTTTAAATGGAAAAAGTATTGAAGAAATTCTCGCTTATATTTATCAATTGTTCGGCAATCCTTTAGTTTTGGCAGACAATACGGGTGTCATTCTATCAAAATCTCATTTAGAGATACTCCCTCAAGCTTATTTGGACGCCTTAGAGAAACAAATCAAGCTGAAAATGCTTGATCTTCCTAAATATCAAACGATCATGGAGCTTGAATATCAAGATCAGCCTCTGTCCATGCTTGTTCTTCCTCTAGGGGCAAAACCAAATTTCTTAGGGTATCTCATATTACTTCAGGTCAAACATTTAACAGAGGTTGATTTCACAGCTCTAGAACACGCAAGCTCTGTCCTATCTATGGAGTTAATCAAATCACAAACTATTTTTGAATCAGAAAATAGTATTAGAGAAAAAATGCTAGCTGAGCTTTTTGCGGGGAATTTTAACCATCAGCTGATTAAAAGAATGGCTCATTCGATTGACCTAGATCCTCGTAGACAGTTTCAGATTGTTACTATTCATATGGATAAGCTATTACAAAAAAGCTTTAAGGATGATTTCTCTGCTTTTATGACACGCAGGGAGATTATTCAGCTGGCTAACCACATTTTTCTGAGGAATGGGAATCCTCTTGGACTAGTCGCAGCAAAAAATGACCAGATCATTATTTTACTTTCTTACAGTGAGCAAAGCACGACAGAGTTTATTAACCATTACTCAAGGCAAAACAGTCAGCAGCTACTCGAACAGCTGCAGAGTCGTTATCAGGATAGCTGTCATTTATTTGTTGGGATTGGTCTTCCGTTCCACGGCTTACATCAGCTGAAGAAATCTAGTGAACAGTCCATAAAATGTATTGAATTCATCCGTACCTTTAGGGGTAAGAGTGGCTGTATCAGCTTTACTGAGCTTGGATCAACGCGACTACTACTCAAGCACTCCATTCCTGATCTGATAGAGTTTGCCAAGGAGGTATTAGGTCCTCTACTAGCTTATGAGGATTCTGGAAAACGTGTTTTCCTACCTAGCTTTTTAGAATATCTTAGACAAAACCACAGTGCAAAGAAAACAGCTGAGTGCCTACATGTGCACATTAATACACTAAACTATCGGATAAGAAGAGTAGAGGAAATTTTAGAACTCTCGCTTGAGGATCACTCCTCTCTTTTAGACGTTTATACAGCATTAAGGATTTATGAGCTTTTAGAAGAGCATTTTTAG
- a CDS encoding ABC transporter substrate-binding protein: MLRKNKWTFVLVAFLLLCAAACTPNTAGTDDQPDSEPGSETPDPSAPSRDSIVIAVESDAVTMLANTDVNYVNDVQIRNIYDPLIERDEQGQFIPGLAEEWESIDELTWEFKLRDDVVFHNGEPFNAEAVKFNIDYILDESNQSFYLSRWTMVDEVEVVDDYTVRIKTSVPFPTLPLRIADDLLIMEPTHVQEVGNEEAARNPIGTGAYEFDQWQRDEYLILTANDQYWKGEPQIKQVTFRYISEFSARLSAFLSGDVHLFKNVPVDSVANIENDDQSKIEMIGSSRINYLALNNFYEGPLQDQRVRQAINYAVDVDELLEAVLNGYGTKMTGPLSQINADYTETSDYGYDPDRAIELIQEAGYEPEDLNLQIDTPSGRYPMDTHVAQAIASQLERIGISVNIQVNEWGNHLAKIRQRDMQDMFILGWGPAYDGQGTIENLFTENSPYSGFYDPEVEEQIYAALPIFDENERKQAFDDLQHLLVEQAAWVPLWQQGDLYAVDDQLTFIPRVDERFTVFEMSWD; encoded by the coding sequence ATGTTAAGGAAAAACAAATGGACTTTTGTACTAGTTGCTTTTCTTTTATTATGTGCAGCAGCATGTACACCTAATACAGCTGGGACAGATGATCAACCTGATTCAGAGCCAGGTAGCGAAACACCAGATCCTTCAGCACCATCTCGAGACAGTATTGTGATTGCTGTTGAGTCTGATGCAGTGACGATGCTGGCGAATACGGATGTCAATTATGTTAATGATGTTCAGATTAGAAACATCTATGATCCTTTAATAGAACGTGATGAACAAGGTCAATTTATTCCTGGTCTTGCGGAGGAATGGGAGAGTATTGATGAACTCACCTGGGAGTTTAAGCTGCGAGATGATGTTGTATTTCATAATGGAGAGCCGTTTAATGCTGAGGCGGTAAAATTTAATATTGATTATATCTTGGATGAAAGTAACCAGTCCTTTTATCTGTCGCGCTGGACAATGGTTGATGAGGTGGAAGTAGTAGACGATTATACGGTAAGAATTAAGACATCAGTACCATTTCCTACACTTCCACTAAGAATTGCCGATGATCTGTTAATTATGGAGCCTACTCATGTTCAAGAAGTGGGTAACGAAGAGGCTGCTAGAAACCCAATTGGAACAGGTGCTTATGAATTTGATCAATGGCAAAGGGATGAGTATTTGATTCTTACAGCTAATGATCAGTATTGGAAGGGTGAACCGCAAATTAAACAAGTAACCTTTCGTTATATCTCTGAATTTAGTGCTAGGCTATCTGCCTTTTTAAGCGGAGACGTACATTTGTTCAAGAATGTACCCGTTGACTCTGTTGCTAATATAGAGAATGACGATCAATCTAAAATTGAAATGATTGGTTCTTCAAGAATTAACTATCTGGCCTTAAATAATTTCTATGAGGGTCCGTTGCAGGATCAAAGAGTAAGACAGGCGATTAATTATGCTGTGGATGTAGATGAATTGTTGGAGGCTGTTTTAAATGGCTATGGAACGAAGATGACTGGTCCTTTATCTCAAATTAATGCCGATTACACAGAGACAAGCGATTATGGCTATGATCCTGACAGAGCCATCGAGCTTATACAGGAAGCTGGCTATGAACCAGAGGATTTGAATCTTCAGATAGATACGCCTAGCGGAAGATATCCTATGGACACACATGTAGCACAGGCTATTGCTTCACAGTTAGAGAGAATAGGCATTTCCGTAAATATTCAGGTCAATGAGTGGGGAAATCATTTGGCCAAAATTCGTCAGAGAGATATGCAGGACATGTTTATTCTAGGCTGGGGTCCAGCCTATGATGGGCAAGGAACCATAGAAAATCTGTTTACTGAGAATTCTCCATACAGTGGTTTCTACGATCCCGAGGTAGAGGAACAGATTTATGCCGCACTACCGATCTTTGATGAGAATGAGAGAAAGCAGGCGTTTGATGATCTTCAGCATCTATTAGTAGAACAGGCAGCTTGGGTTCCCCTTTGGCAGCAAGGCGATCTGTATGCCGTTGATGATCAGCTTACCTTTATTCCTAGAGTAGATGAACGGTTTACCGTATTTGAGATGAGTTGGGATTAG
- a CDS encoding ABC transporter permease translates to MLDYILKRAIQTIIVLLLALTAVFFLIRLAGDPTALFLPPDASRAQIEQFRTQLGFDRPLYVQYFEFMVNAVQGDFGTSLRTREDALSVVLDRVPATFQLAFTALGLSLLIALPVGILSAYKRNSIYDQVGVGFTVLGQAVPSFWLGLILIYIFAALLRWFPSGGGGSMMHFVLPTVTLAAYSVARFARFTRSAMLDILSKDYIRTARSSGTPTRRILSRYAFKNTLIPIITLVALDLGTLLGGAVITEVVFSWPGVGRVLYQSLLNRDFPVVLAGVFLIALIYSILNFITDVLYAYVNPQIRVK, encoded by the coding sequence TTGCTAGATTATATTCTAAAAAGAGCCATTCAAACGATCATCGTCCTATTACTAGCGTTGACTGCTGTATTCTTCTTGATCCGCTTGGCTGGTGACCCTACGGCCTTGTTTCTGCCTCCAGACGCTTCAAGAGCTCAGATTGAACAATTTCGCACACAGCTAGGCTTTGATCGACCCTTATATGTTCAGTACTTCGAGTTTATGGTCAATGCGGTACAAGGTGATTTTGGTACCTCCTTACGGACAAGGGAGGATGCGCTGTCTGTTGTTCTAGATCGTGTTCCTGCAACCTTTCAGCTAGCCTTTACTGCTTTAGGTCTTTCTTTGCTCATTGCTCTACCAGTCGGTATTCTTTCTGCTTACAAAAGAAATTCAATCTATGACCAAGTAGGAGTTGGCTTTACGGTGCTTGGTCAGGCTGTTCCTAGCTTTTGGTTAGGACTGATCCTCATTTACATTTTTGCTGCCTTATTAAGGTGGTTTCCATCTGGTGGGGGTGGCTCCATGATGCACTTTGTTTTACCTACTGTAACCTTAGCCGCCTATAGTGTTGCTAGATTTGCTCGTTTTACTCGTTCAGCTATGCTAGATATTTTAAGTAAGGACTATATCCGAACAGCTAGATCATCAGGTACTCCAACTCGCCGAATTTTGTCTCGCTATGCCTTTAAAAACACATTGATTCCGATCATTACTCTTGTTGCGTTGGATTTAGGGACGTTGCTCGGAGGAGCCGTGATTACGGAGGTTGTTTTCTCCTGGCCTGGAGTAGGAAGAGTTCTCTATCAGTCTTTACTTAATCGAGACTTTCCTGTTGTACTGGCTGGTGTGTTTTTAATCGCTCTAATCTATTCTATTCTCAACTTTATCACTGACGTGCTATATGCCTACGTCAATCCACAAATTAGAGTGAAGTAA
- a CDS encoding ABC transporter permease, whose protein sequence is MENKSRLAGFFSQLVRSPTGLLGFTIIICVLILGIAGKSIAPFPPNEANFINKLSPPLTDGHILGTDQLGRDILSRIIHGTRVSLMIGLVTVVFAGLIGTVIGILAGYFRGWVDIILMRIVDVQLSFPFILLVLVINAVIGSGLQNIIFSLVIVGWVIYARMVRSEVLALREKEFILACVATGVPRWQIIIKHIVPNLFTPIIVLSSLQIATFIIAEASVSFLGFGVQPPEPAWGNMLSEGKDYIFSAWWLITFPGIAIVLTALGVNLFGDWLRDVLDPELQGKS, encoded by the coding sequence ATGGAAAACAAATCAAGGTTAGCAGGCTTTTTTTCACAGCTTGTTCGGAGCCCTACTGGTCTGTTAGGATTCACGATTATCATTTGTGTCTTAATTCTAGGGATAGCAGGAAAGTCGATAGCCCCCTTCCCACCAAATGAAGCAAATTTTATAAATAAACTAAGTCCTCCGTTAACAGATGGACATATTTTAGGCACGGATCAGCTAGGCAGAGATATTCTCTCAAGAATTATACATGGGACCCGCGTATCCCTAATGATTGGCTTAGTTACGGTAGTTTTTGCAGGACTTATCGGTACAGTCATTGGTATTCTAGCAGGGTATTTTCGAGGCTGGGTAGATATTATTCTGATGAGAATTGTCGATGTTCAGCTTAGCTTTCCTTTTATATTACTTGTTCTAGTCATTAATGCTGTGATTGGATCGGGCCTCCAGAATATTATTTTTTCTCTCGTTATTGTTGGCTGGGTGATCTACGCAAGAATGGTTCGTAGTGAGGTTCTGGCGCTAAGGGAGAAGGAATTCATACTAGCTTGTGTAGCTACTGGGGTCCCACGCTGGCAAATCATTATTAAGCATATTGTTCCCAATCTATTTACACCGATTATTGTTTTATCGTCCTTACAAATTGCTACCTTTATTATTGCTGAAGCGTCAGTCAGCTTTTTAGGCTTCGGTGTTCAGCCGCCTGAGCCTGCCTGGGGAAACATGCTTAGTGAGGGAAAGGACTATATATTTAGCGCATGGTGGCTGATTACATTCCCTGGAATCGCTATAGTTCTAACAGCGCTAGGTGTAAATCTATTTGGTGATTGGCTAAGGGATGTTCTAGACCCTGAGCTTCAAGGAAAATCCTGA